CTAACCCTCCAGGATTCCTTTGCTGAAGTCGATCCTGGGATACAAACTCTATATGAACTCAGTCAgctatacaaaaatagaaaaccaggtatttttttaaactgcttttattctttaaacaaaCTACTGCTCGCCTTTTCCCCTTCGTATGTTTTAGTTTAGAACATTTGGTGtgtacaaagaatttttaaatgaatttaagtaATCTCACTGAAATACAGGACCTaaaggttaaatttttttaattgtttactgcaaatcatttcacttttacttttttttggcaAATTCAAGATATCAACAAGTCTCAAATATCAACAAAAGTATATTGCTCATTTTTTGTGCTTCATAGCAGTTGCagatataacaaaatgaatcaactactttaatactttttaaaatctctctttaaatactttttatctCTAAGAATTAAGGAAAACGACTAAGTTCAGATCTTTCACACTCATACCAGTTGTAGATAGAACAAAGTGGACCAAGTGCTTGAACAACGTTATACCCTTTTATGTCTGAGAATAAAGGAAACTTACTAGTTGATGTCACCCCTCACAGTAAGTTAAACTACCTATCAGTTTGTCTCTTCTTACTTCACATCAATTGCAGATATAATGAAATGAATCAACTACTTGAATAAAGTCATGTCCTTTCTTATAttcaataaaggaaattaaattgaGATCTTTCACATCTTAGAGCAAGCCTTATCTAGCCTATCAGTTTAGGTAAATCTACTTTCTACATTTAACGCTTACATTTAACTTCTAAAGTTAACAAACATTATTTAGAATTCAGAAAACGTCTAAACAACTGTAATTAATTTGCAACCACACAAGgttttatgaaaaaacaaaacaaaatactagggcttccctggtggctcagtggttaagaatcctggggacacgggttccagccctggtcggggaagacccaaccccacatgccgcggagcaagaaAGGTGGGAACTTGGCATAGTCACTCCGCTAGGGTAGGACGGTGCAGATGTCTTCCTGGTCACCGGCCTCCGGTTCCCCTAACCCCGTGAAAGAAGCAACCCAGGGACGATCGAGGAGGATAGAAGAgcgagggaggaagaagggggggcgggggtggagagagggggtGAACTCTGAGTAAAATGAATCAacaaaaccctgagaaaaccgaaGGAAAAAAGCGGAGCCTGCTGAGGAGACGCGGCGGCGGCAGCTTCGGCTCCAACGGCAGCCGCCACGGCGATGGCGGCAGCGGGCCTACAAGAGACGGCAGGCCGGGCACCTGACGGAGCCGGCGTCGAGCGGCTTCACCGAGTTGTAGTGCTCCCCGCACATGGAGTAGCTCCTGTAGACCAGGGTGAGCGGCTTCTTGGTGTACTCCTCTCCGTAGACGACGGCGGGCGAGTTGGCCTGGATCACCTCGATGGGGGTCTGCAGGACGTGCGACAGGGCCCTCAGCTCGAGCTGGCCTCCACACGACGCGCTGAACACGATGTCGTCGCAGTAGCTCAAGAAGTCGTCGCGGCTGCAGGCGTCGCCGGTTTCGGGGTCGCTGTAGAAGGGCAGGAAGTCCTCGACATGCTTCCGCATGTACTCGGCGGTGCGCCTCCGCAGGCTCTCCACGGTCACGGAGAACACCAGCTGGTCTTGGATGGCGCGGTACATGCAGTGGCCGTCGGCCGGGATATCCTTCATCTCCAGATTCCTGGCCCACAGGATGGCGTCGAGCTTCATTTCCTCGTCATGGCGGAAGCTGGCCAGATGCTCCATCTCAGCCTTGGCCATCctctcctgcctttctctctcgAGGGCCACCTTTCTTTCGCGCCTTCTCTGTGCCCTCGAGAGGTGAGGAGGCTTGTCCTCGAGATCCAGCTTGCCCAGATCTTCAGTGACTGAATCGAGGTTGCTGTTATCAGGGAAACTCTCCTGGAACTTCTGCAGCTCCTGCTGGTGCTTCTGCTCCATCTCGGCCTCGAGGCGGGCCACATCGAGGAGCAactgctttcttctcttcttgtcgCTCTTGGGGACCGAGCTCTTCATGCCCTGAATGTGGGCCTGCAGCTCTGCCTTCTCGCGCTTGTGGCGTCGTAACATCCGCTGATGCTCACTCTGTGAATCTTCCATGATGTTTAAGGGCAGGCGAGAATCGAAGTTTGGTGGCTGAAGTACCGCTACAGTTCGCGTCAACAGTCGAACCACCCAACTGGCTAGGGCTCCTCAGCCTCCCGTGGCGGCTGTACTCTCTTCCCCTCACCCGCGGTTGCCCTCACTCTATTAACGGCCCTCTCTGCCATTGGCCACTGTCTCTCCACGGCTACGCCTCCTAAACACTCCTGGCACTAGGATTGGCTGTTGGGAGACACTACGTATGCCCCCATTAGACCCCGTAGCAAGGGGTGCTTCTGGTTTTAGCGGGGTTCCTGTCCCGGATGTAAAATCCCGCCTTGGTGCATTATGTGCAGCAACTGAGCTTGTGGAGATTTTCGTGGGCTCTGAACTGCGTACTTCACTTCCTAGCCTGAACACAGTGCAGACACTGGTCGTGCTTGAGAATCACATGACAAATACTGCTACACCAGATGAATGTGCTCTGACACCGGACTTCCCATTGCTCCCAGTGTTCAGGAGGCAATGTGGCTCTCTCCAGTTCTTTAGTTGCCTTGACTGATGAACCCTTAATTTTGTGTATCAGAACAAGATATTTCCTTATGTTCCTGGGAGCACAGAATCCTTTCAGTTTAGGCCTCAAATC
Above is a window of Mesoplodon densirostris isolate mMesDen1 chromosome X, mMesDen1 primary haplotype, whole genome shotgun sequence DNA encoding:
- the LOC132481667 gene encoding OTU domain-containing protein 6A-like, whose protein sequence is MEDSQSEHQRMLRRHKREKAELQAHIQGMKSSVPKSDKKRRKQLLLDVARLEAEMEQKHQQELQKFQESFPDNSNLDSVTEDLGKLDLEDKPPHLSRAQRRRERKVALERERQERMAKAEMEHLASFRHDEEMKLDAILWARNLEMKDIPADGHCMYRAIQDQLVFSVTVESLRRRTAEYMRKHVEDFLPFYSDPETGDACSRDDFLSYCDDIVFSASCGGQLELRALSHVLQTPIEVIQANSPAVVYGEEYTKKPLTLVYRSYSMCGEHYNSVKPLDAGSVRCPACRLL